In the Wyeomyia smithii strain HCP4-BCI-WySm-NY-G18 chromosome 2, ASM2978416v1, whole genome shotgun sequence genome, one interval contains:
- the LOC129719452 gene encoding proton-coupled folate transporter-like, which translates to MDDSSEEPILEQNSLISEHQQPSVSAPAYRGKILLEPPVLLLNYAFFVSSAVLTDQLIYQACTVSFGVNKSECAQLGKEHESADVQALEARVQPYTANILMVESMINSILPAVLNLFIGPWSDRFGRRPVLLATFIGCLLSYLLDTVICFLSSQYMVNPWFYFITCIPMALTGSICTLMTTVYCYIADVTDEQNRSTKMAILEAVQYSGMLLGNLSSSYLLRMTNATTVFAVSTGSVSLAVLYIACRVQESVVLEEAQRRADFCTKVRYLFRPDLVLDTFKTTFSSRGKHNRAIILMGIVAVGANFFVYEENYTILFLFMRKQFNWGVRKFTMYNTANTIFLIVGNLLGSYVLQKRLGLTESGIAAIGFYSAFLDSLVKAVATESWQLYLAVTLCLLKGVSDPMSRAFVSNAAPPEDIGKIFALSSTFEELVPLAAAPLYTLVYKQTLPWYPGAYNWISCGIYAFCYSLAMTVCVLQSMQKTTGYR; encoded by the exons ATGGACGATTCCAGTGAGGAGCCTATTCTAGAGCAAAACTCGCTTATTTCTGAGCATCAGCAGCCATCAGTATCTGCACCAGCATACAGGGGCAAAATTCTGCTGGAGCCACCGGTGCTTCTACTAAATTACGCGTTTTTTGTTTCAT CGGCCGTTTTAACGGACCAACTCATATACCAGGCATGCACCGTTTCGTTTGGCGTTAATAAATCGGAATGTGCCCAGCTGGGGAAAGAACATGAATCGGCCGATGTGCAAGCTCTGGAGGCTCGAGTGCAGCCTTACACGGCGAATATCCTGATGGTGGAATCGATGATTAATTCTATCCTCCCCGCTGTGCTGAACTTATTCATCGGCCCATGGTCGGATCGATTCGGCCGCAGGCCAGTGCTGCTAGCAACGTTTATCGGGTGTCTACTATCCTACCTGCTGGATACTGTGatatgttttctttccagtcaGTATATGGTCAATCCTTGGTTCTATTTCATAACCTGCATTCCGATGGCATTAACCGGGTCCATTTGTACTCTTATGACAACGGTTTATTGTTACATTGCGGATGTAACTGACGAGCAAAATCGAAGCACCAA AATGGCTATTCTAGAGGCGGTTCAATACAGCGGAATGCTGTTGGGCAATCTCAGTAGCAGTTATTTGCTACGAATGACCAATGCTACCACAGTATTTGCTGTTTCGACTGGATCGGTTTCTCTAGCCGTGCTGTACATTGCATGCCGAGTTCAGGAGAGTGTTGTCCTAGAGGAAGCGCAACGCAGGGCGGACTTCTGCACCAAAGTGCGCTATCTATTCCGTCCAGATTTAGTGCTAGATACCTTCAAAACTACATTCAGCAGTCGAGGAAAACACAACCGAGCTATAATTTTGATGGGAATAGTAGCAGTAGGAGCCAACTTTTTTGTTTATG AGGAGAATTACACGATCCTCTTTCTTTTCATGAGAAAGCAGTTCAACTGGGGTGTGCGGAAGTTCACCATGTATAATACGGCCAACACAATTTTCCTGATAGTGGGGAATCTGCTCGGCTCGTATGTACTACAAAAGCGATTAGGTTTGACCGAATCTGGAATAGCTGCAATAGGTTTCTACAGTGCTTTTTTGGATAGTCTTGTAAAGGCCGTCGCGACTGAATCGTGGCAATTGTATTTGG CCGTCACACTGTGCCTACTGAAAGGTGTTTCGGATCCAATGTCGAGGGCATTCGTCTCTAATGCTGCACCACCGGAAGATATCGGCAAGATCTTTGCTCTGTCGTCCACATTCGAAGAACTGGTACCGCTAGCCGCGGCCCCCTTGTATACCTTGGTGTACAAGCAAACGCTGCCGTGGTATCCAGGAGCTTATAATTGGATTAGCTGCGGGATTTACGCCTTCTGCTACAGTTTAGCAAT GACTGTTTGCGTGCTACAATCAATGCAAAAAACAACCGGGTATCGCTAG